The DNA region AGAAGAAGTCCCGCGACTAAAATGAAGGATCTTTCAGGTGGGAATAATGCTATTTTACTGTAGAGAAGCTGCGTCTCACCTGTAGGCCACCATCTCACACTCGGGCGCCGGCCACTTCATAATGACATCATGCTggagagacacacaaaatgcaaaaagaacTCAGccaaacttttcaaaataacagaaatagaAGTATCCATGTGCGGGCTCCTACCAGCTGCTCCAGCAGTGAGGAGCGGAGCTCTCGGCTCAGCGTCCAGGCTTCCTCTCCTCGTGACGTCAGATGTGCCAGGATGCCCGCGGCGAAGTAGCTGACCTCCACCTCGGGGCTGTGCAGCAGGGTGCTGATGTGGTCCAGGAAGCCCTGCACCATCAGCTCCACGTGCAGCTCCCCGACCTCGGCTATGTTGTTCTACACGGTGAAAGGTGAAGGGGGGGGAATAATAATGACGTCTTAATCTTGTAAATGTATTCCGTTTTATCTAAAAGGGAGATGAGGTGAACTCACCAGCAGGCCGAGAACCTTCTGCTGAATGGAGGACTCGCTGGGGAAGGACTGCGGGGGGGGAAACAACAGTGAGTCAGACGGACCCCTGAAGGCACACATGCTTCTACAGAGCACCACGTGATGACGGACGGGCACGCTGTTCCGCCCCGAGCTGTTTGTAAGGTAGCGCctactgtttatttacatgcTGACATTTCCGCGTACCTCTAGAACTTTGATAAACAGGTCCAGGCCCTGGTTCTCGATGAAATGGCGGCAGGTCGTCGGCGACTCATCGGTGAGGTTCCAGAGCGCGCTCAGCGTGAACTTGAGGGTGGCGTCCACAACGCCCTGAGTGGCCTTCTGACGCACGATGTGGAGCAGTTGCTGCAGGGGCGGGAGGAAGGGAGCATATTAGcaatgataattattattattatttttatttgttattacaTTATAAGAGCCGAAAAGAGAACCGTACCTTCACTATGaacagctctgctcccagctgAGCCGTCTGCTCTGTGGATAGCTGGGAAAAGCAAACGTGTaagaaaagaaaccaacaaGACTGCGTTTAGAAAAGCAGATGTGATATAAACACAGCACAACATTTACCTTAGCAGCCAGGATGGAAATGATAGCCACGGCCATCCTCTGCATGTTCTGGTCCTCGTGGTTGCAGAGCCACTGCATAACGAGTTTGGCAGCTTCAAACCTGAAACAcgggaagagggagagaaaatgttcTACTGTAAGCATTTAGTCCTTCTCGAAAGACTTTGCacctttttgaaatgtaaatttaatagtcaaaaaaagaaaactttgtcACCTGTTGAATGGAACCTCCTGCAAAATGCGATCACTGCACAGAGACAGCAGGCAGTTCTTCTGCAGCTACAGACGgagaaaaccaaaacatggATCAATCCAAAACCTTTTCATCTGACTGTAATGACCCGACACACTTTTCTAATcagttgtgttttgttatgcAGGCCCagtaaaatatctaaatcagaaatattgtatataaaatgttctgttccaatttaatttaaagCCATTCATGAATAATTTATAACACAATATCCAGTAAATGCAAATGGGAAATAACTGCATGCGTCAGCTCCCACAGTGATTAATTAACATCCCTGCATTTGGTTCCAGTGAAAGAAACGCTGATTTTAATACTTTCTCTCCATCCACGGCgaggaaaacaaaagaaggaaGCTGCACTCGTTGGAAGTTCCCCAACACCTCAGAATCCATGACGTGAGCCGCTACGCCGGCGCTGTACGTGTGAAGCTACCTGCTGGTGGTTGGGGAACGTCCTCATGGCCTCCAGTAGAAGCTGAGTGACGGTGCTCAACAGTCGCACTGGCATCCCTGCTGCCAGGTCCTGCTTGGTCAGGTTGAACACGCAGGCGCTCGCTGCCAGCTGGACATTCAGAGTGGCGGGGTGGTTCTTCATACCCAAAACTACCAgctgggaaaaacaacaacaagagaagaaggaagCAATTATGTGTTAAATGGACGGATGAGGAAGTGTGGAAAGTGAGATACCAGTTGGAAGTTCCTCTCATTAACTAAAAGCAAGACAAAACAATTTGTCGGTTTATTAGAATGAGAACAATTACTTAATTTCCAAGTATAACAACGTGGTTTCACCTTGAGGATGTCGGGCCTGGGTTTCTCCATGACATGGGTCAGGCTGAACAGATGGAACAGAGCTTCTCTCACGAAACCTTCCCTCTCACTGTAGCGACGCAGAGCCTCGCAGATCTGAGTCTCGTAGGCTTCTCCTGTGACCTGTTTAAACACGAGGAGCAGTTTCCTGTAGCAAACCTGCATTTCTATGCACGACGTTATCAATGTATATGTGTACGCGTATAAGCTTTACCTTAAGAGTTCCTTCTCCTGAGAAGAAGTCAGAAAATCCAGCGTCTGTGGCCAGAAGTCCCACAAAAGTCATCCCCGGTCTCTCCTCAATAAACGCCTTGACAGCTGCGTCTGTGACCTGGAAcgttcacacacat from Anoplopoma fimbria isolate UVic2021 breed Golden Eagle Sablefish chromosome 8, Afim_UVic_2022, whole genome shotgun sequence includes:
- the zyg11 gene encoding protein zyg-11 homolog → MACSFLNTDEASPPALADLCLTHVSQNLDCFCVKRPDGSLCFREAVLFPQELADQLLAKMATEGLLNDSTVGVFRNCEYLRLRRACIRTARISAEAFQKALCSHRLLELDAARVNADLTIPDILQGLSTNKYCQESLQRLVLTGLTMSSLEEPIRHRFSSLQGLRSLSLANVDFYDSGLVDVCSLPRLESLDLSNTSVTNLNPLLGLKERLRSLTLHQLKRLEMSTAQLLGVIGQLNVLQHLDISDDKQFTSDVARQLLGQPGILPALVSLDVSGRKQVTDAAVKAFIEERPGMTFVGLLATDAGFSDFFSGEGTLKVTGEAYETQICEALRRYSEREGFVREALFHLFSLTHVMEKPRPDILKLVVLGMKNHPATLNVQLAASACVFNLTKQDLAAGMPVRLLSTVTQLLLEAMRTFPNHQQLQKNCLLSLCSDRILQEVPFNRFEAAKLVMQWLCNHEDQNMQRMAVAIISILAAKLSTEQTAQLGAELFIVKQLLHIVRQKATQGVVDATLKFTLSALWNLTDESPTTCRHFIENQGLDLFIKVLESFPSESSIQQKVLGLLNNIAEVGELHVELMVQGFLDHISTLLHSPEVEVSYFAAGILAHLTSRGEEAWTLSRELRSSLLEQLHDVIMKWPAPECEMVAYRSFNPFFPLLECFHTPGVQLWAAWAMQHVCSKNAARYCSMLLEEGGLQQLELVHTNPETHKDVKLLAKSILESLQRHRARTGQPAATVASQRK